In Gossypium raimondii isolate GPD5lz chromosome 12, ASM2569854v1, whole genome shotgun sequence, a single window of DNA contains:
- the LOC105762090 gene encoding uncharacterized protein LOC105762090 translates to MTEYEQEFVRPSRYAWECVSTEAIMCKRFEDCLNEDIKLLVRILEIKEFVVLVERAYKAEELGKEKRKANFKARDSRKRSSNHFIRECLELVEQAAVQNTRPSNTAARGRPPRNTGNVNGSRRGTKDTVVRSEACAPVRAYVIRAREEVWSPNVITGTFTLYDISVVALIDPGSTLSYVCETLVSNDLNGLPVMISSMLARTYVRKGCEAYFAYVLDSKVIKKKIESVPVVCEYPDIFPEELRGLPPIQKVEFGIKLVPGTTPISIAPYRMAPTELKELKYQLQKLIDRGFARPSFSPWGAPKYINLRQQRWLELLKDYELVIDYHPRKANVVADALSRKPLFALHAMNTQLALSDDDSIIAELKARLLFMQ, encoded by the exons ATGACAGAATATGAGCAGGAATTTGTGAGACCCAGTAGATATGCTTGGGAATGTGTTTCAACTGAAGCtataatgtgtaaaagatttgaagactGTTTGAATGAAGACATTAAGTTGTTAGTCAGGATTCtggaaataaaagagtttgtggtacTCGTTGAGCGAGCATACAAAGCTGAGGAActtgggaaagagaaaagaaaagctaacTTTAAAGCTAGAGATTCGCGAAAAAGATCATCGA ATCATTTCATCCGTGAATGTCTTGAGTTGGTCGAGCAAGCTGCAGTGCAGAATACGAGGCCGAGTAACACTGCagctagaggtagaccacccagaAACACGGGTAATGTGAATGGTAGCCGGAGGGGAACTAAAGACACTGTTGTTAGATCTGAAGCCTGCGCACCTGTCAGAGCTTATGTTATTCGCGCTCGTGAAGAAGTTTGGTCTCCAAATGTTATTACCGGTACTTTCACACTCTATGATATTAGTGttgttgcattgattgatccagGGTCAACTCTTTCTTATGtatgtgagactttagtatcca atgatttgaatggtttaccagTAATGATTTCTTCGATGTTAGCTCGAACATATGTGAGaaagggttgtgaagcttatttTGCCTATGTACTCGACTCTAAAGTGATcaaaaagaagattgaatcagtaCCAGTTGTGTGTGAGTATCCAGATATATTTCCTGAAGAGCTACGGGGACTACCACCGATTCaaaaagttgaatttggtattaaaCTAGTGCCGGGAACTACTCCGATATCAATAGCTCCATATAGAATGGCTCCGACcgagttaaaagaattgaaatatCAGTTGCAAAAGTTGATCGATAGAGGATTTGCACGACCAAGTTTCTCTCCCTGGGGTGCTCCG aaataTATAAATCTACGACAGCAAAGATGGTtagaattgttaaaagattatgagctagtgattgactatcatccaAGAAAGgccaatgttgttgctgatgctttaagtCGGAAACCTTTGTTTGCTCTACATGCAATGAATACTCAGTTGGCTCTATCTGATGACGACTCGATTATAGCTGAATTAAAAGCAAGACTGTTATTTATGCAATAG